The following proteins come from a genomic window of Peptoniphilus equinus:
- a CDS encoding exodeoxyribonuclease III — MKFISWNVNGLRAGIKKGFVDKLYSLNPDVIGLQEIKLSEGQLELELEGYTTYYNYAERKGYSGTAIFTKVQPLAVTYGIGIPEHDNEGRVITMEFDDYYFITCYTPNSKRGLERLDYRMVWEDAFRAYVNALDAKKPVILCGDLNVAHNDIDLANPDANHKSAGFSDEERAKFTELLASGYTDTFRHLYPDTVNVYSWWSNFAKARERNVGWRIDYFVVSNRLIDAVEDSKIHMDVLGSDHCPVELLLK; from the coding sequence ATGAAATTTATATCCTGGAATGTCAACGGACTTCGGGCAGGAATAAAAAAAGGCTTTGTGGACAAACTCTACAGCCTGAACCCGGATGTCATCGGCCTGCAAGAGATCAAACTCTCGGAAGGGCAGTTGGAGCTGGAACTGGAAGGGTACACCACCTATTACAACTACGCCGAACGCAAGGGTTACTCCGGGACGGCCATCTTTACCAAAGTACAACCCCTTGCCGTCACCTACGGGATCGGCATACCGGAGCATGACAATGAAGGCAGAGTCATCACCATGGAATTTGATGACTACTACTTCATCACCTGCTACACACCGAATTCCAAGCGCGGCTTGGAACGACTGGACTATCGCATGGTGTGGGAAGATGCCTTTCGGGCGTATGTCAACGCACTCGACGCCAAAAAGCCCGTCATTCTCTGCGGTGATCTGAACGTGGCCCACAACGACATTGACTTGGCAAATCCCGACGCCAACCACAAATCCGCAGGATTCAGCGATGAAGAGCGGGCAAAATTTACCGAGCTTCTGGCAAGCGGCTACACCGATACCTTCCGCCATCTCTATCCCGATACCGTCAACGTCTACTCCTGGTGGAGCAACTTCGCCAAAGCCAGAGAGCGTAACGTCGGTTGGCGCATTGACTACTTCGTCGTCTCCAATCGTCTGATCGATGCCGTTGAAGATTCTAAAATCCACATGGACGTCTTAGGTTCCGACCACTGTCCTGTGGAATTACTACTAAAGTGA
- a CDS encoding tRNA 2-thiocytidine biosynthesis TtcA family protein, giving the protein MIQTQPSVQDIERSLIKGYRRYIWRPFTRAINEFEMVTDGDKIAVAISGGKDSLTLAKCFQELRRHGKMHFDLEFIAMDPGYIPEKRRLLEIDCDALGIPVKIHDSNIFEASQTMDAQNPCYLCARMRRGNLYAKARELGCNKLALGHHFDDVIETVLLNVLFGANYKTMMPKLRSANFEGLELIRPLYYVREASVKNFVAHAGIEPLDCACVVSANKEEGSMRAYIKGLIQQIEKKNPNVGISILRSAQNVELGAVLEYKDKQGERTSFLDNY; this is encoded by the coding sequence ATGATTCAAACACAACCATCCGTCCAAGATATTGAACGGAGCTTAATAAAAGGCTACCGACGTTATATTTGGCGGCCGTTTACACGTGCAATTAACGAATTTGAAATGGTAACTGACGGCGATAAGATTGCCGTGGCCATATCCGGGGGCAAGGACTCCCTCACATTGGCCAAGTGTTTTCAAGAGCTGAGGCGCCATGGCAAAATGCATTTTGATTTGGAGTTTATTGCGATGGATCCGGGCTATATTCCCGAGAAGCGTCGGCTCCTTGAGATAGACTGCGACGCGCTGGGCATTCCGGTGAAGATTCACGACAGCAACATCTTTGAAGCCTCTCAGACCATGGATGCACAGAATCCGTGCTACCTTTGTGCGCGGATGCGCCGGGGCAATCTCTATGCCAAAGCCAGAGAACTCGGGTGCAATAAATTGGCCCTCGGCCATCACTTTGACGACGTCATTGAAACGGTGCTCTTAAACGTGCTCTTCGGCGCCAACTATAAAACTATGATGCCCAAACTGCGCTCAGCGAACTTTGAAGGGTTGGAGCTCATCCGACCGCTCTATTATGTGCGGGAGGCATCGGTGAAAAACTTTGTCGCCCATGCCGGCATCGAACCTTTGGACTGTGCCTGTGTCGTCAGCGCCAACAAAGAAGAGGGGTCCATGCGAGCCTATATCAAAGGCTTGATCCAACAGATCGAAAAGAAAAATCCCAATGTGGGCATCAGCATTTTACGCTCTGCACAGAATGTGGAACTGGGCGCCGTCTTGGAATACAAAGACAAACAGGGCGAGCGCACATCCTTTTTAGATAACTACTAA
- a CDS encoding BspA family leucine-rich repeat surface protein: MRSMFQGAENANPNVRHWDVSNVKSMEYLFLGLKRGNPDVSQWDTSNVENMLSMFYGAELADPDVSNFNTANVTTMGAMFGEAKSANPDVSKWNTSKVTDMRQMFYKTDVANPDVSNWDTSNVVTMREMFSHTKSANPNVTNWNTAKVESMGYMFILAEVANPDVSNWDLSSVTDMEMMFTGAHSVNNIVLLKNSQQGIVSDGMFINIVIDEDDNEVLTPSDYNILKFKNLRGTPIQGTYFIQNITDGTEEYYDWETYQGDGMYYFEDNDEYHVYKAIALNVKVNWEDRYGKPLSGDALKNLTAGIDVYRDGDAAPTTFDVGQDDNFEMKQLVRYIDDNGEVIHYTVKEQGESGGQITVDGTTYDVTVTGNPIDGFVITNREFDPTQPTAPEDNDTDLFRFDLTFLSPTPLLPPADDEAEVTETHTAYMVGYEDGTLRPEEHVTRAEAAALVTRLAGLDLTDRTQPNFEDTEADAWYIPYINAAVAHDLLLADGSAIRPNAPITRGEFARMLAPLDKDNDTVAAFADIKGHPYEAAINREVGNHIIEGYDDGTFRPEAKLTRAEAAAMLNRLYNRVADEDALMDGYEAHITPYTDVSKGAWYYYDLLESTTTHTLVRRDAKDEYGRTKETWRRIVQDAKVL, from the coding sequence ATGAGAAGTATGTTTCAAGGTGCTGAGAATGCTAACCCCAACGTCCGTCACTGGGACGTATCCAACGTCAAAAGTATGGAATACCTTTTTTTAGGCCTAAAAAGAGGGAATCCGGACGTCTCGCAGTGGGATACGTCCAACGTTGAGAATATGTTATCTATGTTTTACGGCGCGGAGTTGGCAGATCCTGACGTTTCAAATTTTAACACTGCCAATGTAACCACTATGGGAGCCATGTTCGGTGAAGCCAAATCTGCTAATCCGGATGTGTCAAAGTGGAACACCTCGAAGGTCACCGATATGCGCCAGATGTTCTATAAAACGGATGTTGCCAATCCTGATGTGTCGAACTGGGATACCTCAAATGTCGTCACGATGAGAGAGATGTTTAGTCACACCAAATCAGCCAATCCGAATGTGACGAACTGGAATACGGCAAAAGTTGAAAGTATGGGCTATATGTTTATATTGGCGGAAGTGGCAAATCCCGATGTCTCTAATTGGGATCTGTCCAGTGTCACAGATATGGAGATGATGTTTACAGGTGCCCATAGTGTAAACAACATAGTTTTACTGAAAAATTCACAACAGGGTATAGTGTCTGATGGGATGTTTATAAATATTGTTATTGATGAAGATGATAATGAAGTATTAACTCCGTCAGATTATAATATTTTAAAATTTAAAAATCTTAGAGGGACACCTATACAGGGAACATATTTTATCCAAAATATCACGGACGGCACGGAAGAATACTACGACTGGGAAACCTACCAAGGTGACGGCATGTACTACTTTGAGGACAATGACGAGTACCATGTCTATAAGGCGATTGCCCTTAACGTCAAGGTCAACTGGGAGGACCGCTACGGCAAGCCACTGTCCGGCGATGCACTAAAGAACCTCACGGCGGGGATCGACGTGTACCGTGACGGCGACGCGGCACCGACGACTTTTGACGTGGGTCAGGACGACAACTTTGAAATGAAGCAGTTGGTGCGCTATATCGACGACAACGGCGAGGTCATCCACTACACCGTCAAAGAACAAGGGGAAAGCGGCGGACAGATCACCGTCGACGGCACCACGTACGACGTGACCGTCACGGGCAACCCGATAGACGGGTTTGTCATCACCAACAGAGAATTTGACCCGACCCAACCGACAGCGCCTGAGGACAACGACACGGATCTGTTCCGCTTTGACCTCACGTTTCTGAGCCCGACGCCGCTCCTGCCGCCGGCAGACGACGAGGCTGAGGTCACGGAGACCCACACGGCGTACATGGTCGGCTATGAGGACGGCACGCTGAGACCGGAGGAGCACGTCACGAGAGCCGAAGCCGCAGCCCTGGTTACACGACTGGCAGGCTTGGATCTCACGGACAGAACCCAACCGAACTTTGAGGACACCGAAGCGGATGCATGGTACATCCCGTATATTAACGCCGCGGTGGCGCACGATCTGTTACTTGCCGACGGCAGCGCCATCAGACCGAACGCACCGATCACGCGGGGGGAATTTGCGCGGATGCTGGCGCCTCTCGACAAAGACAACGACACGGTTGCAGCGTTTGCTGACATCAAAGGCCACCCCTATGAAGCGGCGATCAACCGGGAGGTCGGCAACCACATTATCGAAGGCTACGACGACGGCACGTTCAGACCGGAAGCCAAGCTGACACGGGCTGAAGCGGCGGCGATGCTCAACAGACTCTACAACCGTGTGGCCGATGAGGACGCTCTGATGGACGGCTATGAGGCGCACATCACACCGTACACCGATGTAAGCAAGGGGGCATGGT
- a CDS encoding FprA family A-type flavoprotein gives MEQLFTEKIHDNLYYIGVNDRITTLFERMWPLPDGVAYNSYLLTGEKSICMDLVKDFTVKDFLSKVDEVLEGKPLDYLVINHVEPDHSSGIDEVLSRYPDLHIVCNKKTVPMLKNYYNIEDNLIVVGDGESLKLGDHEFTFYMTPMVHWPESMVCYEPATKTLFSQDIFGGFGTLNGAIFDDQVKFNDYYHSETTRYFINIVGKYATQALRALKKVGELDIETICPVHGVVWRSNPRFIIDLYTALAEQKTVPGVVIIFGSMYGNTQRMAEAVAKGVAEGGITDIRIHDIANTPQSYLLADTWKYRGVILGSCSYNNNIFPPMSFLMEELHHQKMKNNIWGFFGSYSWSGGAMKRFKAFSDELKLDTLSLQPEIQGAATKEEIEQLKELGRQMARRILEGDEA, from the coding sequence TTGGAGCAACTATTTACAGAAAAAATACACGACAATCTCTATTACATCGGCGTCAACGACCGCATCACCACCCTCTTTGAGAGAATGTGGCCCCTGCCTGACGGCGTCGCTTATAACAGCTACCTGCTGACAGGTGAAAAATCCATCTGCATGGACCTCGTCAAAGACTTTACCGTCAAGGACTTTCTGAGCAAAGTGGACGAAGTGTTGGAGGGTAAGCCACTGGATTACCTGGTCATCAACCACGTGGAACCGGACCATTCCAGCGGCATTGATGAAGTCTTGAGCCGCTATCCGGACCTACACATCGTCTGCAATAAAAAGACCGTTCCGATGTTGAAAAATTACTACAACATCGAGGACAATCTCATTGTCGTCGGCGACGGCGAGAGTTTAAAGCTCGGGGATCACGAATTCACCTTTTACATGACGCCGATGGTGCACTGGCCGGAGTCCATGGTGTGCTATGAACCCGCCACCAAAACCCTGTTTTCACAAGACATCTTCGGCGGCTTCGGCACGTTGAACGGTGCCATCTTTGACGATCAGGTGAAATTTAACGACTACTACCACAGCGAAACCACTCGCTATTTCATCAACATCGTAGGCAAGTATGCGACTCAGGCACTGCGGGCGCTGAAAAAAGTCGGCGAACTGGATATTGAGACCATCTGTCCGGTGCACGGCGTGGTGTGGCGTTCCAATCCTCGCTTTATCATCGACCTGTATACCGCACTGGCGGAGCAAAAGACCGTGCCGGGCGTGGTGATTATCTTCGGCTCCATGTACGGCAACACCCAGCGGATGGCGGAAGCCGTGGCAAAAGGGGTCGCCGAAGGGGGCATCACCGACATTCGTATTCACGATATAGCAAACACACCCCAAAGCTATCTGCTGGCGGATACGTGGAAGTATCGCGGCGTCATCTTAGGCTCCTGCTCATACAACAACAACATCTTTCCGCCGATGAGTTTCTTGATGGAAGAGCTCCATCACCAAAAGATGAAGAACAACATCTGGGGCTTCTTCGGATCCTACTCCTGGAGCGGCGGCGCAATGAAACGGTTTAAAGCCTTCAGCGACGAATTGAAGCTCGACACCCTTTCGTTGCAGCCGGAAATTCAAGGGGCCGCCACGAAAGAAGAGATTGAACAATTAAAAGAACTTGGCCGACAAATGGCGCGTCGTATTCTTGAGGGCGACGAGGCTTAA
- the msrB gene encoding peptide-methionine (R)-S-oxide reductase MsrB, whose amino-acid sequence MKINQMGSQNVQTLYLAGGCFWGVEGYFKKLHGVLTTTVGYANGKTEATDYHALAVTDHAETLKVRYDAYKISLEELLDHFFRIIDPTTINKQGNDVGRQYRTGIYSEDGRVLERAREIIEEKQKDYERTIRVEVAPLLHFIEAEDYHQDYLDKNPGGYCHINLALADEPLDYPKKEPESDAALKARIGDVAYDVVKHAGTERPFTSRYDKFDEEGIYVDIVTGEPLYSSRDKYDAGCGWPSFTKPIVSGANEYRDDYSFGHRTEVRSTASHLGHVFEDGPAETGHLRYCINGAALEFISYDEMDEKGYGNYKKYVK is encoded by the coding sequence ATGAAAATAAATCAAATGGGAAGTCAAAACGTCCAAACACTCTATTTGGCAGGGGGATGCTTTTGGGGCGTGGAAGGCTACTTTAAAAAATTACATGGCGTACTGACAACGACTGTGGGTTATGCCAACGGCAAGACGGAAGCGACCGACTACCACGCCCTTGCCGTGACGGACCATGCCGAGACCTTAAAAGTTCGTTACGATGCCTATAAAATATCACTGGAAGAGCTCCTCGATCACTTCTTTCGCATCATCGATCCCACCACGATCAACAAACAGGGCAATGATGTCGGGCGTCAGTATCGCACCGGGATTTACAGTGAGGACGGGCGTGTCCTTGAACGGGCGCGTGAGATTATTGAAGAGAAGCAAAAGGATTATGAGCGGACCATTCGAGTGGAAGTGGCGCCGCTGTTACACTTCATCGAGGCGGAAGACTACCACCAGGACTATTTGGACAAAAATCCCGGCGGCTATTGCCATATCAATTTGGCGCTAGCTGATGAACCTTTGGACTATCCGAAGAAAGAGCCGGAATCCGATGCGGCGCTCAAAGCACGGATTGGCGATGTGGCCTATGATGTGGTCAAACACGCCGGCACGGAACGCCCCTTTACCAGTCGCTATGACAAGTTCGACGAGGAGGGCATCTATGTGGATATCGTGACCGGCGAGCCGCTGTATTCATCCAGAGATAAGTACGACGCCGGCTGCGGATGGCCAAGCTTTACCAAGCCCATTGTGTCAGGCGCCAACGAATACCGTGACGACTACAGCTTCGGGCACCGCACAGAAGTGCGTTCCACGGCGTCTCACTTGGGCCATGTGTTTGAAGACGGTCCGGCAGAGACGGGACACCTTCGCTACTGTATAAACGGCGCAGCCTTGGAATTCATTTCCTACGACGAAATGGATGAGAAAGGTTACGGCAACTATAAAAAATACGTGAAATAA
- a CDS encoding nitroreductase family protein: MFKDLIKDRHTIRTYKNDAVDFDTVKELLKFALMGPSYKSARPIEFLVVDDKPSLEKLAKLGAFSTKYLADVPLCIITLAHTDTTTTWLQESAVVTAYFQLLAKEEGLDTAWVNIYGTEKEDKPASEYLATFLDIPAGLTPVNIIPVGYGDERVRKRKDFDISDKIHFNTPR; the protein is encoded by the coding sequence ATGTTCAAAGATTTAATTAAAGATCGCCACACCATTCGCACCTACAAAAACGATGCTGTGGATTTTGATACCGTTAAAGAGCTTTTGAAATTTGCCCTCATGGGTCCGTCCTACAAGAGCGCACGACCTATTGAATTTCTCGTGGTGGACGACAAGCCGTCTCTCGAGAAGCTCGCCAAGCTCGGCGCCTTCTCCACCAAGTACCTGGCCGATGTCCCTCTGTGCATCATCACCTTGGCTCACACGGACACAACGACAACCTGGCTGCAAGAGTCCGCTGTCGTCACAGCCTACTTCCAACTCCTGGCCAAAGAAGAGGGGCTGGATACGGCATGGGTCAACATCTACGGCACTGAAAAAGAGGACAAGCCGGCGTCGGAGTATCTCGCCACGTTCCTTGACATTCCTGCAGGTCTTACCCCTGTGAACATCATCCCGGTAGGCTACGGTGACGAACGGGTTCGCAAGAGAAAAGACTTCGATATCTCAGATAAAATTCATTTCAACACACCGCGCTAA